The Littorina saxatilis isolate snail1 linkage group LG15, US_GU_Lsax_2.0, whole genome shotgun sequence genome contains a region encoding:
- the LOC138947990 gene encoding piggyBac transposable element-derived protein 3-like gives MQKTPRGTFDYATDTKSGLIVVRWNDNNIVNVVSNKVGVHPLQVAKRWSRSESRQVQLPQPFLIRHYNQTMGGVDRTDQNVGKYRVAIRSKKWWWAIFAYCLDVCIQQVWHLYRATEAAKNNPLDLLAIRRRVVRVYLGRASHHAAPDRQRGHVSVDKRVLEEIRFDRLDHLVELWPTQLRCGACGKKTKHRCSKCKVGVHDRCFRQYHTK, from the coding sequence ATGCAGAAGACGCCAAGAGGAACCTTCGACTATGCCACAGACACAAAGTCAGGTCTCATTGTCGTGCGATGGAACGACAACAATATCGTGAACGTCGTCTCAAACAAGGTTGGGGTACATCCACTTCAGGTGGCAAAGAGGTGGTCAAGGTCAGAGTCCAGGCAAGTTCAACTCCCACAGCCCTTCCTGATTCGCCACTACAACCAAACCATGGGAGGTGTTGATCGCACTGATCAGAACGTTGGCAAGTACAGGGTTGCCATACGCTCGAAGAAGTGGTGGTGGGCCATCTTTGCCTACTGCCTAGACGTCTGTATCCAACAGGTGTGGCATCTGTACCGAGCAACTGAGGCTGCAAAGAACAACCCGCTGGATCTTCTCGCCATCCGCAGGCGAGTTGTCAGGGTCTACCTTGGCCGCGCTTCACACCATGCAGCACCTGACCGTCAAAGAGGCCACGTTTCTGTGGACAAGCGGGTCTTGGAAGAGATCAGGTTTGACCGACTGGACCATCTGGTGGAATTATGGCCAACACAACTGAGATGCGGAGCTTGCGGCAAGAAGACCAAGCATCGTTGCTCAAAATGCAAGGTCGGGGTTCATGACCGATGCTTCCGGCAATATCACACTAAATGA
- the LOC138947991 gene encoding arylsulfatase B-like, whose translation MAPVRLLVLFTVALTSALVDTHQTSTSDANHPTAQTQTNGPARQPNIVFVLADDLGYNDVGWHNPWIQTPHLDKLAVTGVRLENYYVQPICTPTRSQLLSGRYQISGECYCVQPICTPTRSQLLSGRYQIHTGLQHGIIWWAQANALPRQTPTIADVLRTSGYRTHMVGKWHLGFYKPEYMPINRGFDSYFGFLTGSEDHLTHITCYKKWCGYDLRDGLDPATNMEGNYSTTMYTQKAVDLINNHDASKPLFLYLAYQATHEPLQVPDSYLQQYPDIEDSNRRVFAGMATCLDEGVRNVTTALQNKGMWDNTVVIFSADNGGQVYFSGNNWPLRGWKGSLWEGGMRASGFVHSPLLPTHVQGTKTRELMHVTDWFPTMQTLAGSHPLAGLDGFDQWNTISKGAQSPRKELLHNIDPLAEPKGQQLYNDTFDTRVQAAIRVGDYKLLTGDPGNGSWVAAPESGWPDRVPNEAGGKNVWLFNVRTDPSEWHDLSDQRPDIVRQLLDRLNYYNSTAEPCRYPSDDPRADPQLHGGFWGPWETDATLV comes from the exons ATGGCGCCTGTCAGACTGCTGGTTTTATTCACCGTTGCTTTAACGTCAGCGTTAGTAGACACACATCagacttctacctctgatgcaAACCATCCTACTGCACAGACGCAAACAAACGGTCCGGCCAGACAGCCCAACATTGTGTTCGTTCTTGCCGATGACCTGGGCTACAATGACGTAGGCTGGCACAACCCCTGGATCCAAACCCCGCACCTGGACAAGCTTGCCGTGACAGGGGTGCGACTGGAGAACTACTATGTGCAACCCATCTGTACCCCTACCAGGTCACAGCTTCTGTCGGGTAGATATCAG ATATCAGGTGAGTGCTACTGTGTGCAACCCATCTGTACCCCTACCAGGTCACAGCTTCTGTCGGGTAGATATCAG ATCCACACGGGCCTTCAACATGGAATCATCTGGTGGGCCCAGGCCAACGCTCTGCCCCGACAGACGCCCACCATTGCTGACGTGTTGCGTACATCCGGGTACCGCACCCACATGGTGGGCAAGTGGCACTTGGGTTTCTACAAGCCCGAGTACATGCCAATCAACAGAGGCTTCGACTCCTACTTCG GTTTTCTGACTGGCTCGGAGGATCACCTGACCCATATCACGTGTTACAAAAAGTGGTGCGGCTATGACCTTAGAGATGGCCTTGACCCCGCCACGAACATGGAGGGCAACTATTCCACAACCATGTACACGCAGAAAGCCGTTGATCTCATAAATAACCATGACGCTAGTAAG CCCCTGTTCCTGTACCTGGCCTACCAAGCCACCCACGAACCTCTCCAGGTACCCGACAGCTACTTGCAACAGTACCCTGACATCGAGGACAGCAATAGGAGAGTCTTTGCCG GCATGGCAACGTGTCTTGACGAGGGAGTACGAAACGTGACGACGGCGCTACAGAACAAAGGAATGTGGGACAACACGGTCGTCATCTTTTCTGCTG ACAACGGTGGCCAGGTGTATTTCAGCGGCAACAACTGGCCCCTGAGAGGGTGGAAGGGATCGCTGTGGGAGGGCGGGATGAGGGCCTCGGGCTTCGTGCACAGTCCTTTGCTACCGACGCACGTGCAAGGCACGAAGACGCGCGAGCTGATGCACGTGACAGACTGGTTCCCCACCATGCAGACACtggctggctcccacccacTGGCAGGGCTGGATGGTTTTGACCAGTGGAACACTATCAG TAAGGGCGCTCAGAGCCCCAGGAAAGAACTGTTGCATAACATCGACCCACTGGCGGAGCCAAAGGGCCAGCAGTTGTACAACGATACTTTCGACACCCGTGTCCAAGCCGCTATACGGGTGGGGGACTACAAACTCCTCACTGGTGACCCAG GCAACGGGTCATGGGTGGCCGCGCCAGAAAGCGGGTGGCCTGACCGGGTACCGAACGAAGCGGGTGGAAAGAACGTGTGGCTGTTTAACGTGAGGACTGACCCGTCTGAGTGGCACGACCTGTCTGACCAGCGGCCGGACATCGTGAGGCAACTGCTGGACAGGCTCAACTACTACAACTCTACTGCTGAGCCCTGCAG GTATCCATCTGATGACCCGCGGGCGGACCCTCAGCTGCACGGTGGATTCTGGGGCCCATGGGAAACCGACGCCACTTTGGTTTAA